One window from the genome of Streptomyces sp. Alt3 encodes:
- a CDS encoding FtsK/SpoIIIE domain-containing protein, producing the protein MTKKSTQADAEEELYAQAAGAIGVLCIAAGILAAIKDKLGLSWGGAVAVAIGALVALGYAAWWIRTRIHAYLHRKTQPAVRQDGPAGDVTAAQGDVPGPPVHAGLTTALSRAGAIGKEEVVLDEDVTVKQLDVGTLYKFLLPPSRTSEDVGKHLGPIASMFGVTRLHLKMETSRKSERQVRLLVLKEPPFSRPFPAPTRQEIADFAGVPMGHDVTGKLVGVPTFDKASLLVGGMTQTGKTTLVNGIITCLLIAYGDFDLYLLDGKLCGLTEFQKVAVRYEASDDPAVLGSMLDELNARVDDRYTKMQEAKRNRQPAPVFKPVFFIIDEAADFYVDNGSKDSQETVRQNEDKSRKLVSKSLESGISTIMMTQRPSNDAIPVKVRDQFLYRLCLYVAAKGTAKVALGDSYFETVAPIHPALLDPKIPGQAVLFAGGSSALIRGFWFADEFIWRTVDEVLAKQHSVISEVPETPLTRALRIMEEKGVEFIPTADLAPLLDVTDTSPSVQGKRLSKLLGVPPGKDEKGVVRGYWVNDLSAAAKASR; encoded by the coding sequence GTGACCAAGAAGAGCACGCAGGCCGATGCCGAAGAAGAGCTCTACGCCCAAGCGGCAGGCGCGATCGGCGTCCTGTGTATCGCGGCCGGCATCCTCGCCGCGATCAAGGACAAGCTGGGCCTCTCCTGGGGAGGCGCCGTGGCCGTAGCCATCGGAGCGCTCGTCGCACTCGGATACGCGGCCTGGTGGATCCGCACCCGCATCCACGCCTACCTGCACCGCAAGACGCAACCTGCGGTCAGGCAGGACGGGCCCGCAGGGGACGTGACAGCGGCTCAGGGCGACGTTCCCGGGCCGCCTGTCCACGCGGGGCTCACGACCGCGCTGTCCCGGGCCGGGGCCATCGGGAAAGAGGAGGTGGTCCTGGACGAGGACGTCACCGTCAAGCAGCTCGACGTCGGCACCCTCTACAAGTTCCTCCTGCCCCCGAGCCGCACGTCCGAGGATGTGGGCAAACACCTCGGCCCCATCGCCTCGATGTTCGGCGTTACCCGGCTCCACCTGAAAATGGAGACCAGCCGGAAAAGCGAACGCCAGGTGCGCCTCCTGGTGCTGAAAGAGCCGCCTTTCAGCCGTCCGTTCCCGGCGCCGACCCGGCAGGAGATCGCCGATTTCGCCGGAGTGCCGATGGGGCACGACGTCACCGGAAAACTCGTCGGCGTCCCCACTTTCGACAAAGCGTCACTGCTTGTCGGAGGGATGACGCAGACCGGAAAGACCACACTGGTCAACGGCATCATCACGTGTCTGCTTATCGCGTACGGCGATTTTGATCTCTATTTGCTCGACGGGAAACTGTGCGGGCTCACGGAGTTTCAGAAAGTCGCTGTCCGGTACGAGGCATCCGATGATCCGGCTGTCCTGGGGAGCATGCTCGATGAGCTGAATGCCCGCGTGGACGACCGCTACACGAAGATGCAGGAAGCCAAGCGAAACCGGCAGCCCGCACCCGTATTCAAGCCGGTGTTCTTCATCATCGATGAAGCTGCCGACTTCTACGTCGACAACGGCAGCAAGGACTCACAGGAAACCGTCCGCCAGAACGAGGACAAGTCACGGAAGCTGGTCTCCAAATCGTTGGAGTCCGGAATCTCCACCATCATGATGACCCAGCGTCCATCCAACGACGCTATCCCGGTCAAGGTGCGTGACCAGTTCCTCTACCGCCTGTGCCTCTACGTGGCAGCAAAGGGAACAGCGAAAGTGGCACTCGGCGACTCGTATTTTGAAACGGTCGCCCCGATCCACCCCGCACTGCTCGACCCGAAAATCCCGGGTCAGGCCGTACTCTTCGCGGGTGGATCATCTGCCCTCATTCGCGGATTCTGGTTCGCCGATGAGTTCATCTGGCGGACAGTCGACGAGGTACTGGCCAAGCAGCACTCGGTGATCAGCGAGGTTCCCGAAACCCCGCTTACCCGCGCCCTGAGAATCATGGAAGAAAAGGGCGTCGAGTTCATCCCGACGGCAGACCTGGCCCCGCTCCTCGATGTCACGGACACATCGCCAAGTGTGCAGGGAAAGCGGCTTTCCAAGCTCCTTGGAGTGCCCCCCGGTAAAGACGAAAAGGGCGTGGTTCGCGGCTACTGGGTCAATGACCTCTCGGCCGCTGCCAAGGCTTCCAGGTGA
- a CDS encoding transcription factor WhiB gives MTSTQARHTRRAVIQAAVDSSAARAGGDPDLYFCADDQGLAAWQARRTEAIRLRTGCPVRAACEELALRDGDGRPDTDEMVRAGRTGRELAAHRAAHTERLAAAVDADRDTEGRRLDTLTTQLQHEASTNPDSSRNGGPRAIALRTAAQNDRLRTLSAQIHQIRAARPARAGWAVAA, from the coding sequence ATGACATCCACTCAGGCCCGGCACACACGCCGGGCCGTAATCCAGGCCGCGGTCGACTCCAGCGCAGCGCGCGCTGGCGGTGACCCGGACCTCTATTTCTGCGCCGACGACCAGGGGCTCGCCGCCTGGCAGGCCCGCCGTACCGAGGCGATCCGCCTCCGCACCGGCTGCCCCGTGCGGGCCGCGTGCGAGGAACTCGCCCTGCGCGACGGCGACGGACGACCCGACACGGACGAGATGGTGCGTGCCGGCCGGACCGGCCGCGAGCTCGCCGCCCACCGCGCTGCCCACACTGAGCGCCTGGCGGCCGCGGTCGACGCGGACCGGGACACCGAAGGCCGCCGGCTCGACACGCTCACCACCCAGCTCCAGCACGAGGCGAGCACGAACCCCGACTCCAGCCGCAATGGCGGACCCCGCGCCATCGCGTTGCGGACCGCCGCCCAGAACGACCGGCTCCGTACCCTCTCCGCTCAGATCCACCAGATCCGCGCCGCCCGCCCGGCACGTGCCGGATGGGCGGTGGCGGCATGA
- a CDS encoding XRE family transcriptional regulator, with amino-acid sequence MDERPDWARRMVEERAARDWSQADAIRALMARLPDDQEVSEQDLLRQWKRWERGDAQPTKYRSAIAAVFNTTTGAFFPERGRRDGRAEILQVSGMDTVDVIARLRASDIDVATLDALRITADRLCCEYAYLPADQLLLEGKAWLARVVGLQHQRVSLAQHREIIALAGKLSLLVGCVEYDSGRPRDAEATRQAALMLGQEAGELSVQGWAHEMRAWFALTRGDYRGVIAASEAGIAVAPTESVAVQLHAQRAKAWARLGDRTQTEVALDQGRQLLERLPYPENIEDHFVVDPAKWDFYRMDALRKVGENRLAEQLAHEVIRAGTDFDGTERSPMRIAEARVTLGVVAAREGDLDSALGFGERALTGSRRSLPSLAMVSADLGQALQSHYPHASEAQAFIAHLRELRGGQ; translated from the coding sequence ATGGATGAACGTCCCGACTGGGCGCGCCGGATGGTCGAGGAGCGCGCCGCCCGCGACTGGTCGCAGGCCGACGCCATACGCGCGCTGATGGCCCGACTCCCCGATGACCAAGAGGTCAGTGAGCAGGACCTGCTTCGCCAGTGGAAGCGTTGGGAACGCGGCGACGCCCAGCCGACGAAGTACCGGTCCGCCATCGCCGCCGTCTTCAACACAACGACGGGTGCCTTCTTCCCCGAGCGGGGCCGCCGTGACGGGCGAGCCGAGATCTTGCAGGTCAGCGGCATGGACACCGTGGACGTCATCGCTCGGCTACGTGCCTCCGACATCGACGTGGCCACCCTGGATGCGCTGCGGATTACTGCGGATCGGCTGTGCTGCGAGTACGCATACTTGCCCGCCGACCAACTGCTCCTGGAGGGCAAGGCGTGGCTGGCCCGCGTCGTGGGCCTCCAGCACCAGCGGGTCAGCCTGGCACAGCACCGCGAGATCATCGCGCTCGCCGGGAAGCTCTCGCTCTTGGTGGGCTGCGTCGAGTACGACTCCGGCCGACCTCGCGACGCGGAGGCCACACGGCAGGCCGCGCTGATGCTCGGCCAGGAGGCCGGGGAGTTGAGCGTGCAGGGTTGGGCGCATGAGATGCGAGCATGGTTTGCGCTGACGAGGGGCGACTACCGTGGTGTTATCGCGGCTTCAGAGGCCGGCATTGCCGTGGCGCCAACTGAGAGCGTTGCCGTGCAGCTGCATGCGCAGAGGGCGAAAGCATGGGCGCGGCTAGGGGACCGGACTCAGACCGAGGTGGCGTTGGACCAGGGCCGTCAGCTCCTGGAGCGCTTGCCGTACCCGGAAAACATCGAGGACCACTTCGTCGTGGACCCTGCCAAGTGGGATTTCTACCGGATGGACGCGCTACGCAAGGTCGGCGAGAACCGTCTCGCAGAGCAGCTGGCTCACGAAGTAATCCGGGCCGGAACGGACTTCGACGGGACAGAACGCTCGCCCATGCGAATCGCGGAGGCCCGGGTCACCTTGGGCGTGGTCGCGGCCCGCGAAGGCGACCTGGACTCCGCGCTCGGCTTCGGGGAAAGGGCTCTCACAGGCAGCCGACGGTCGCTGCCGTCGCTGGCGATGGTTTCCGCTGACCTCGGTCAGGCCCTCCAGTCCCACTACCCGCATGCGTCAGAAGCCCAGGCTTTCATAGCTCATCTCCGCGAGCTGAGAGGTGGTCAGTGA
- a CDS encoding helix-turn-helix domain-containing protein, which yields MDAIEALLSRPNLPPPAARAALRRADGLTQAEVAEALEVSRVAFHRWETGQAEPRARSRAAYLRLLQGLAKKHPEISMENKSA from the coding sequence ATGGACGCCATTGAAGCTCTCCTGTCGCGACCGAACCTGCCTCCCCCGGCAGCGCGCGCGGCTTTGCGGCGGGCAGATGGCCTCACCCAAGCGGAAGTCGCAGAGGCGTTGGAAGTGAGCCGCGTCGCCTTCCATCGCTGGGAGACGGGCCAGGCTGAACCGCGAGCTCGATCCCGTGCCGCCTACCTGCGCCTCCTCCAAGGCTTGGCGAAGAAACACCCTGAAATAAGCATGGAGAACAAATCAGCCTAA
- a CDS encoding AAA family ATPase: MNASDAVLLDDTLTSYLEARHGELIRAEHADTLTLEGRFEISRISTALPGRQGPAPRAILMTGLQGAGKTTLARALEDAGFRRLCPDEEMFRRYGHYGRDFPRGEFLVREAPVLKDIALGVQQLLAAGHEVVVDHGFWTREERALWAATIMEAGGEPVLIYLPAPHEVRWERIRKRNAKSLVDANSISFSEDDLLRHANRFETPTADEPHIVYGGDPAHVLAELRHASSGGPH, translated from the coding sequence GTGAACGCCAGCGACGCCGTACTCCTGGACGACACCCTCACCAGCTACCTCGAAGCACGCCACGGCGAGCTCATTCGCGCTGAGCACGCCGACACCCTGACTCTGGAAGGACGATTCGAGATCAGCCGCATCTCCACAGCGTTGCCCGGTCGCCAGGGGCCTGCGCCCCGCGCAATCCTCATGACTGGTCTGCAGGGTGCTGGAAAAACGACCCTCGCCCGCGCCTTGGAGGATGCCGGCTTCCGGCGCCTCTGCCCTGACGAGGAAATGTTCCGCCGCTACGGACACTACGGTCGCGACTTCCCCCGCGGCGAGTTCCTTGTCCGGGAGGCACCCGTCCTCAAGGACATCGCCCTGGGCGTACAGCAGCTCCTGGCGGCCGGACACGAAGTCGTAGTCGACCACGGGTTCTGGACACGGGAAGAGCGTGCCTTGTGGGCGGCGACCATCATGGAAGCCGGCGGTGAGCCCGTACTGATCTACCTGCCTGCGCCTCACGAGGTGCGCTGGGAAAGGATCCGGAAGCGCAACGCAAAGTCGCTGGTTGATGCGAACAGCATCTCGTTCAGCGAGGACGACCTGCTTCGGCATGCGAACCGCTTCGAGACGCCCACCGCCGACGAACCGCACATCGTTTACGGCGGAGATCCGGCGCACGTCCTGGCAGAGCTTCGCCATGCAAGTTCTGGCGGTCCTCATTGA
- a CDS encoding GntR family transcriptional regulator, whose protein sequence is MPGQPRADNRPPYARIAGHYRDLIGSGELAPGELLPSIRALANQWNVSTATADRAMKLLRDEQLVHGIPGVGTEVMARPLSLASGSERHDRSSKTKSSWGVGEKSSGHTAGMVPAPKSVACVLGIDPGDDVIRRSRVYRDAHGIVSHSTSWIPAEFSRVLPELARSERLKGGLSLDLIAEATGRQVEQRIDEETARIATKEDLELLELDAETVAAILVLTARFLDVDGQLLEYGVDLGGPGRTRRTTSEVLR, encoded by the coding sequence ATGCCAGGGCAACCGAGGGCCGACAACCGGCCGCCGTACGCGCGCATCGCGGGTCACTACCGCGACCTCATTGGTTCCGGGGAACTCGCGCCAGGCGAACTGCTGCCCAGCATCCGAGCCCTGGCGAACCAGTGGAACGTCAGCACTGCAACGGCCGACCGTGCCATGAAGCTGCTGCGGGATGAGCAGCTGGTGCACGGCATCCCGGGCGTCGGCACCGAAGTCATGGCGCGGCCCCTGTCCCTCGCATCGGGGTCCGAACGTCACGACCGCAGCAGCAAGACGAAATCGTCGTGGGGCGTGGGCGAGAAGTCCTCCGGCCACACCGCTGGCATGGTGCCGGCCCCCAAGAGCGTCGCGTGTGTGCTCGGCATCGACCCTGGTGACGACGTGATTCGCCGAAGCCGCGTCTACCGGGACGCTCACGGGATCGTCTCCCACTCAACGTCCTGGATCCCAGCGGAGTTCTCCCGGGTGCTGCCCGAGCTCGCGCGCAGCGAGCGCCTCAAGGGAGGTCTGTCGCTGGACCTCATCGCTGAAGCCACCGGGCGCCAGGTTGAACAGCGCATAGATGAGGAGACCGCTCGCATCGCTACGAAGGAGGATCTGGAGCTCCTAGAGCTGGACGCCGAAACCGTCGCAGCGATCCTGGTACTGACCGCCAGGTTCCTGGACGTCGACGGCCAGCTCCTCGAGTACGGCGTAGACCTGGGTGGTCCTGGCCGCACGCGACGCACCACGTCCGAGGTGCTGCGGTGA